One genomic segment of Cytophagia bacterium CHB2 includes these proteins:
- a CDS encoding TonB family protein, whose translation MTLRAAACLWRIRFDMHTFDKKAVIISTAGHVLLLLAIFALGFTKPVRRGYPRVLTATFVERNVEAGGGAKRVEAAPRPATTPPQPTESKPIPSKIPIPKKPEPKKPEAKRQDVTPPTSPALSEPKLTEQTPANTNAQSPTTSGASSKTGGIIKTDGESSPFDYYLRLVELRVFNHWKPPFRQAGEYSVVVHFFIEKSGKVSSLELEKSSGAFAVDQAAMRAVQNADPLPPLPAGAKEPFGITFEFVVY comes from the coding sequence ATGACTCTGCGCGCCGCGGCTTGCTTGTGGCGCATTCGATTTGACATGCATACCTTCGACAAAAAGGCCGTTATCATTTCAACCGCCGGCCACGTGCTGCTGTTGCTGGCGATTTTTGCGCTCGGCTTCACAAAGCCGGTGCGTCGCGGCTACCCGCGTGTGTTGACGGCAACCTTTGTCGAACGCAATGTTGAAGCCGGCGGCGGGGCAAAACGGGTGGAAGCGGCGCCGCGCCCCGCGACCACGCCGCCGCAACCAACTGAGAGCAAACCGATTCCGAGCAAAATCCCCATCCCCAAAAAACCGGAACCCAAGAAGCCCGAAGCCAAGCGGCAAGATGTTACACCGCCCACAAGTCCGGCGCTCTCCGAGCCCAAATTAACGGAGCAGACGCCGGCAAACACGAACGCCCAATCCCCCACCACGAGCGGCGCTTCGTCTAAAACCGGCGGCATTATCAAAACCGATGGCGAGAGTTCTCCTTTTGATTATTATCTTCGTCTGGTCGAACTTCGTGTTTTCAACCATTGGAAACCGCCGTTTCGCCAGGCCGGAGAATATTCCGTAGTTGTACATTTTTTTATTGAGAAATCGGGCAAAGTATCTTCACTCGAGCTGGAGAAATCATCAGGCGCATTTGCCGTCGATCAAGCCGCCATGCGCGCCGTGCAAAACGCCGATCCCTTGCCACCGCTGCCCGCCGGGGCCAAAGAACCCTTCGGCATTACCTTCGAATTTGTCGTGTACTGA
- the tolB gene encoding Tol-Pal system beta propeller repeat protein TolB yields MCMKFLHLVNKQYTHLKQLPFLVIRGLLVVGAVLFSFEGHAQTESYLRVETNAFARIPVELKECQPLQQANTKDASRVLDILDNDLWMSSVIASFRTDEQLGGSNSPWLEISSKGPAQPFRLEVHPKVTIANDRVKLEAELIDSNSRRTLAQKTYNGCRDNLRLLVHSLADDIVNILTGEQGIAKSRIAFTAKTGESKEIFFMDFDGTNVRQLTATASLNLTPAWSHDARLLALTSYQNHNPNLLLVEVVSGKITRHFQTAGLQTAPVWSPDGDQIAFTSTHEGNAEIYVMNAEGKRVRRLTHHPSVDSSPTWSPTGRELAFTSDRLGNPQVFIMDAEGSNVRRLTLEGNYNDSPAWSPKGDKIAFVSRIAGRFNVMTIDVTGENLMQLTAEAGSNEDPAWSPDGYRIVFSSTRGGGSDIYSMEWNGQNVRRLTHKGTCTSPAWSNNVRPPGESACRN; encoded by the coding sequence ATGTGTATGAAATTTTTGCATCTTGTAAACAAACAATACACCCATTTGAAGCAACTCCCATTCCTCGTGATCCGCGGACTCCTCGTCGTAGGCGCCGTCTTATTCAGTTTCGAGGGACATGCGCAAACCGAATCCTACCTGCGCGTTGAAACCAATGCCTTTGCCCGCATTCCCGTGGAATTGAAGGAATGCCAGCCGCTGCAGCAGGCAAATACCAAGGATGCCAGCCGCGTGCTCGACATTCTCGACAATGATTTGTGGATGTCGAGCGTGATCGCCTCGTTTCGCACCGACGAACAGCTCGGCGGCAGCAATTCGCCGTGGCTGGAGATTTCCAGCAAAGGGCCGGCGCAGCCCTTTCGCCTCGAGGTTCATCCGAAGGTCACAATTGCCAATGATCGCGTGAAACTCGAAGCCGAACTCATCGACAGCAATTCGCGCAGAACACTGGCGCAAAAAACCTACAACGGCTGCCGCGACAATTTGCGCTTGCTCGTGCACAGCCTGGCGGACGACATTGTCAACATTCTCACCGGCGAACAAGGCATTGCCAAGAGCCGCATTGCCTTTACCGCCAAGACCGGCGAGAGCAAAGAAATTTTCTTTATGGATTTCGACGGCACCAACGTGCGCCAGCTCACGGCCACCGCCAGCCTCAATCTCACGCCGGCATGGTCGCATGACGCACGTTTGCTCGCCCTGACTTCCTATCAAAATCATAATCCGAATTTGCTTTTGGTGGAGGTGGTTTCGGGCAAGATCACGCGCCATTTTCAAACGGCCGGTCTGCAAACCGCGCCCGTGTGGTCGCCTGACGGCGATCAAATCGCGTTCACCTCGACGCATGAAGGCAACGCCGAAATCTACGTGATGAACGCCGAGGGCAAACGTGTGCGCCGCCTGACACATCATCCCAGCGTGGATTCTTCTCCTACCTGGTCGCCGACCGGTCGCGAGTTGGCATTCACTTCGGATCGCCTGGGCAATCCGCAGGTTTTCATCATGGATGCCGAGGGCAGTAACGTTCGCCGCCTGACGCTCGAGGGCAATTACAATGATTCGCCAGCCTGGTCGCCCAAGGGCGATAAAATCGCCTTTGTGTCGCGCATTGCTGGCCGTTTCAATGTCATGACGATTGATGTCACGGGCGAGAATCTCATGCAGCTTACGGCAGAAGCCGGCAGCAACGAAGACCCGGCGTGGTCGCCGGACGGCTATCGCATCGTATTCAGCTCGACGCGCGGCGGCGGAAGCGACATTTACAGCATGGAATGGAACGGGCAGAACGTTCGCCGTCTCACGCACAAGGGAACATGCACGAGTCCGGCGTGGTCGAACAACGTGCGTCCGCCGGGCGAATCGGCGTGTCGAAATTAA